Proteins encoded within one genomic window of Paenarthrobacter sp. JL.01a:
- a CDS encoding pyridoxal-phosphate-dependent aminotransferase family protein: protein MHDILTSRFLFGPGPSNCYPEAMAALAYPVLGHLDPVFIERLDHTCEGLRTVWGTANARTLPLSATGSGGMEAAFVNTVSDGDVAVIAVNGLFGARMCEVARRCGATVIRVDHEWGQPVDADRVLSAHPNPKVIAAVHAETSVGVLSDIAALGAGKGDALLITDAVTSIGGLELRADDWGIDVGYAGTQKCLGVPPGLSPFTVSDRAFERRVKDPRSWYLDIGLLGGYVGAASGARTYHHTAPVTMIAGLEAALDRILAEGLENVQARHRAAGAALQGGLQEMGLELFAAEGSRLPSLTTVKVPDGVNSAAVRAYLLEHFSIEIGSGVGEFADTVWRIGMMGPNANSASVTLVLGALKEAIANARAKR from the coding sequence ATGCACGACATTCTGACATCCAGGTTCTTGTTCGGTCCCGGTCCGAGCAATTGCTACCCCGAAGCCATGGCCGCTCTGGCCTACCCGGTGCTGGGCCACCTTGATCCGGTGTTCATCGAGCGCCTCGACCACACCTGCGAGGGGCTACGGACAGTGTGGGGCACGGCCAACGCGCGGACCCTTCCGTTGAGCGCCACCGGTTCCGGCGGTATGGAAGCGGCGTTCGTGAACACCGTGTCCGACGGCGACGTGGCAGTCATCGCCGTCAACGGACTTTTCGGGGCGCGCATGTGTGAGGTCGCCCGGCGCTGCGGGGCGACGGTCATCCGGGTGGACCACGAGTGGGGCCAGCCGGTGGATGCCGACCGTGTCCTCTCCGCGCACCCGAACCCGAAGGTTATCGCCGCCGTCCATGCCGAGACGTCGGTCGGCGTGCTCTCGGACATTGCGGCCCTCGGAGCAGGGAAGGGCGACGCTCTGCTGATCACAGACGCCGTCACGTCCATCGGCGGGTTGGAACTTCGGGCAGACGACTGGGGTATCGACGTCGGATACGCCGGCACCCAGAAGTGCCTGGGTGTCCCGCCGGGACTCTCGCCCTTTACCGTGTCAGACCGCGCGTTCGAGCGCCGCGTCAAGGATCCCCGCTCCTGGTACCTCGACATTGGGCTGCTCGGTGGGTATGTCGGGGCTGCTTCAGGCGCGCGTACGTACCACCACACCGCTCCCGTCACCATGATCGCCGGGCTCGAGGCCGCCCTGGACCGGATTCTCGCGGAGGGGCTGGAGAACGTGCAGGCCCGGCACCGCGCCGCGGGCGCTGCTTTGCAAGGCGGACTGCAGGAGATGGGACTGGAACTCTTCGCCGCCGAGGGCTCACGCCTGCCGAGCCTCACCACCGTGAAAGTGCCCGACGGCGTCAACTCGGCGGCCGTCCGCGCTTACCTTTTGGAGCACTTCAGTATCGAGATTGGCTCGGGTGTAGGGGAGTTCGCGGACACGGTGTGGCGTATCGGCATGATGGGCCCGAATGCCAACAGTGCTTCGGTGACTTTGGTCCTGGGTGCGCTGAAAGAGGCCATCGCGAACGCCAGAGCCAAACGCTAG